A genomic stretch from Bacillus sp. N1-1 includes:
- a CDS encoding FAD-linked oxidase C-terminal domain-containing protein: MARKKKATIDPDILALSKIVGAKSILHHKEDLLSYDCDGFTIHKAMPKAVIFPKNTEEVSAAVKYCASHDIPFLARGAGTGLSGGAIPLNNEVIISLVKMKNLLSVDYENRKAVVQPGFVNLKLTNSISHKGYYYAPDPSSQYVCTIGGNVAENAGGAHCLKYGVTTNHILGLEVVLPDGEVIEISPNGVLDTPGYDILGILTGSEGTLGIVTKITVRILKNPESKKTVLAYFDRVEDGSHAVSDIISAGIIPAALEMMDQTAIEGVEAGSFPVGHPPDIEALLLIEVDGIAEGIAEQIEQILSVCENHHVRDVKVARDEEERGRWWANRKTGFGAMGAISPDYLVQDGVIPRSKLPEVLKEIRNISKEYNLRIANIFHAGDGNLHPLILFDSRIEGETEKALLAGTACLKACADAGGSITGEHGVGIEKKEEMRFIFSDEELEAQTSIRDVFNPNNLLNQGKLFPTPSRCMDIKKVVNETSLTKST, translated from the coding sequence TTGGCGAGAAAGAAGAAAGCAACAATAGACCCTGACATTCTTGCTCTCTCGAAAATTGTAGGAGCTAAATCCATTCTTCATCATAAAGAAGATCTATTATCCTACGATTGTGATGGATTTACTATTCATAAAGCGATGCCTAAAGCTGTGATTTTTCCCAAAAATACAGAGGAAGTATCAGCTGCTGTCAAATATTGTGCTAGTCATGACATCCCTTTTCTCGCTCGCGGTGCTGGAACGGGATTAAGTGGAGGAGCGATTCCCCTAAATAATGAAGTTATCATCAGCCTTGTGAAAATGAAGAATCTTTTAAGTGTCGATTACGAAAACAGAAAGGCAGTGGTTCAGCCTGGGTTTGTGAACTTAAAACTAACAAACTCCATTTCTCATAAAGGGTATTACTATGCCCCAGATCCTTCCAGTCAATACGTTTGTACAATTGGAGGAAATGTAGCTGAGAATGCTGGTGGGGCGCACTGCCTAAAATACGGAGTGACTACGAACCATATTCTCGGTCTCGAAGTTGTGCTTCCAGATGGAGAAGTGATTGAAATCAGTCCTAACGGTGTTCTTGATACTCCCGGATACGATATTCTTGGAATCCTAACAGGGTCAGAAGGCACGTTAGGGATTGTCACAAAAATCACCGTCCGGATTCTCAAAAACCCGGAATCAAAGAAAACTGTTCTGGCTTATTTTGATCGAGTGGAAGATGGAAGCCATGCTGTTTCTGACATTATTTCAGCAGGTATTATACCTGCTGCGCTCGAAATGATGGACCAAACCGCGATTGAAGGGGTGGAAGCAGGGTCTTTTCCCGTTGGCCACCCCCCTGATATTGAAGCTCTCCTATTAATAGAAGTAGATGGGATCGCTGAAGGGATTGCTGAACAAATTGAACAAATCTTGTCTGTTTGTGAAAATCATCATGTACGTGACGTCAAAGTAGCACGTGATGAGGAGGAGCGCGGCCGCTGGTGGGCAAATCGAAAGACAGGATTTGGAGCGATGGGAGCCATTTCACCAGATTACCTTGTTCAAGACGGTGTTATTCCAAGAAGTAAACTTCCTGAAGTCCTTAAAGAAATAAGGAATATAAGCAAGGAGTACAACCTTCGAATAGCTAATATTTTCCATGCAGGCGATGGCAATTTGCATCCGCTTATCCTGTTTGATTCTAGAATTGAAGGAGAAACAGAAAAAGCATTACTTGCGGGTACAGCATGCCTGAAAGCCTGTGCAGATGCAGGAGGATCCATTACAGGTGAGCATGGGGTTGGGATAGAGAAAAAAGAAGAAATGCGATTTATTTTTAGCGATGAAGAACTTGAAGCTCAAACCTCCATCAGAGACGTATTTAATCCCAATAACTTATTGAATCAAGGAAAACTTTTCCCAACTCCAAGCAGATGTATGGATATTAAAAAGGTGGTCAATGAAACTTCACTTACAAAATCAACATAA
- a CDS encoding fumarylacetoacetate hydrolase family protein, protein MKFGRFNYKDKVQFGVIEKNSVTIIEGNPLTNWSYTSEKVSLDNIELLAPIAPKNIIGIGANYVDNKQSLPNQIPEMPVFFFKPSTSVIGPSEQVIIPDQLHEIKFESELAVVIGKETKNIEKEHALDYVFGYTVGNDVTAPQFFHENGHWTLGKSFDTFTPLGPVIETELDPYDIHVTAKVNGEVKQNSPTELMIVPIKEMIAYLSTVMTLHPGDVILTGSPTGAHFVKDEDTVECFIEKIGSLTNTFKHASSRVQVSQK, encoded by the coding sequence ATGAAATTTGGTAGATTTAATTACAAGGATAAGGTTCAATTTGGTGTAATCGAAAAGAATAGTGTCACGATAATTGAAGGAAACCCACTTACGAATTGGTCCTATACAAGTGAGAAAGTCTCATTAGATAACATTGAGCTACTTGCTCCAATCGCACCAAAGAACATCATAGGAATTGGGGCGAACTACGTCGATAATAAACAATCACTCCCTAATCAAATTCCTGAGATGCCAGTGTTTTTCTTCAAGCCATCAACCTCAGTGATTGGACCTAGTGAACAGGTAATCATTCCAGATCAACTGCACGAAATAAAATTCGAGTCTGAACTTGCCGTAGTAATTGGGAAAGAAACTAAGAATATTGAAAAAGAACACGCACTTGATTATGTTTTTGGCTACACTGTCGGAAACGATGTAACAGCACCTCAATTTTTCCATGAAAATGGTCACTGGACTCTTGGAAAATCATTCGACACATTTACGCCGCTTGGACCCGTCATCGAAACAGAATTAGACCCATATGACATTCACGTAACAGCGAAGGTAAACGGGGAAGTGAAACAAAACAGTCCAACAGAGTTGATGATTGTTCCGATAAAAGAAATGATTGCTTACCTTTCAACTGTTATGACATTACATCCTGGTGACGTGATCCTTACAGGAAGTCCTACAGGAGCGCATTTTGTTAAAGACGAAGATACCGTTGAATGTTTCATCGAAAAAATTGGTTCTCTAACGAATACGTTCAAGCATGCCTCTTCTCGTGTTCAGGTCTCCCAGAAATAA
- a CDS encoding L-lactate permease: MSTGLLAILSLLPIAAVGIFLVGLRWPASKAMPVSYIVAVVLALFVWKVPGATVAAASINGLVVAATLLYIIFGAILLLNTLQESGGIKTIREGFIGISPDRRIQVIIIAWLFGSFIEGSAGFGTPAAVAVPLLVGLGFPAMAAVIAGMVIQSTPVSFGAVGTPILVGVQSGLTADASITNDFLALVTMVGGRVAILHAIVGTLIPLFVVALMTRFFGKNKSFREGIKVWKFALFAAFAMTIPYVIVANTLGPEFPSMIGGLVGLAIVVTAAKKGFLMPPPNEQWDFDDKENWDPSWSGSIEIKDIAHKSGHMSMVRAWTPYILVGLLLVATRLKALPLIDWFQAWTVSIPNIFGTQISSSFQPLYLPGTIFILVSLITFVIHQMNTTAYVRAWKHSGKTMIAASTALVFTVPMVQVFLNSGGGGAGFDKMPLELANGVAALTGDFWPLFASFIGGIGAFIAGSNTVSNMMFSLFQYDVGAQIGVDATWIVALQAVGGAAGNMICVHNVVAASAVVGLVGKEGDVIRKTLIPFVYYATMAGALGYSIVWTSEKGIFNLGTIITTLIGVAAIYIIATNRSKSNAIAVDNNPYKSIK; encoded by the coding sequence ATGAGTACAGGATTATTAGCAATTCTTTCGTTACTCCCAATTGCTGCAGTAGGAATTTTCCTAGTAGGGTTACGATGGCCAGCAAGTAAAGCGATGCCAGTATCATACATCGTCGCTGTTGTACTAGCTCTATTCGTGTGGAAAGTTCCGGGCGCTACTGTTGCAGCAGCATCGATAAATGGGTTAGTTGTTGCCGCTACTTTGTTATATATCATCTTCGGAGCCATTCTACTCTTGAATACACTACAAGAAAGTGGTGGAATAAAAACGATTCGAGAAGGTTTTATTGGTATTTCACCTGACCGCCGCATTCAAGTCATCATCATCGCATGGTTGTTTGGTTCATTTATTGAAGGATCTGCTGGTTTCGGCACCCCGGCAGCAGTAGCTGTGCCGCTTCTTGTCGGTCTCGGATTTCCTGCTATGGCTGCAGTAATTGCAGGTATGGTGATCCAAAGCACACCTGTTTCTTTTGGTGCAGTTGGAACGCCAATTCTTGTCGGTGTTCAATCTGGTCTTACTGCTGATGCTAGCATCACGAATGATTTCCTTGCTCTTGTAACGATGGTTGGAGGGCGGGTCGCCATTCTTCATGCTATCGTAGGTACACTCATCCCTTTATTTGTTGTAGCACTTATGACTCGTTTCTTTGGTAAAAACAAATCATTTCGGGAAGGCATTAAAGTCTGGAAATTCGCTTTGTTTGCTGCTTTCGCTATGACGATTCCATACGTTATAGTCGCAAATACCTTAGGTCCAGAATTTCCATCAATGATAGGGGGATTAGTTGGACTCGCTATTGTGGTCACAGCTGCGAAAAAAGGATTCCTCATGCCACCTCCAAATGAGCAATGGGATTTTGATGATAAAGAAAACTGGGATCCTTCCTGGTCAGGAAGCATTGAAATTAAAGATATTGCTCATAAAAGTGGACATATGTCGATGGTCCGCGCGTGGACACCATATATTCTAGTTGGTTTACTTCTTGTAGCAACTAGATTGAAAGCGCTACCATTGATAGATTGGTTTCAAGCTTGGACGGTTTCAATACCTAATATTTTCGGCACTCAGATTTCGTCGAGCTTTCAGCCGCTTTACTTACCAGGTACGATTTTTATACTTGTCTCACTAATCACTTTTGTCATTCATCAAATGAATACGACTGCTTATGTTCGAGCATGGAAACACTCCGGTAAAACGATGATAGCTGCTTCAACTGCACTCGTCTTTACTGTTCCTATGGTTCAAGTATTCTTAAATTCAGGAGGCGGAGGGGCAGGATTTGATAAAATGCCGCTAGAACTCGCTAACGGTGTTGCAGCTCTAACAGGAGATTTCTGGCCTCTCTTTGCTTCATTCATCGGCGGTATCGGCGCATTTATTGCCGGTAGCAATACGGTCAGTAACATGATGTTTTCCTTATTCCAATATGATGTTGGAGCACAAATAGGTGTAGATGCAACGTGGATTGTCGCTCTACAAGCTGTAGGAGGCGCAGCAGGGAACATGATCTGCGTTCATAACGTAGTTGCTGCTTCTGCAGTTGTAGGACTAGTAGGTAAGGAAGGGGACGTTATTCGAAAAACGCTTATTCCATTTGTTTATTATGCAACGATGGCTGGTGCACTCGGTTATTCAATTGTGTGGACTTCTGAAAAGGGAATATTTAATCTCGGAACGATTATCACCACCCTTATTGGAGTTGCAGCGATTTATATCATTGCAACGAATCGCTCTAAAAGTAACGCTATTGCCGTTGATAATAACCCTTATAAATCCATTAAATAA
- a CDS encoding nucleobase:cation symporter-2 family protein, whose product MNLFKYTSLGIQHVLAMYAGAVVVPLIVGGALGLSGSDLTYLVSIDIFMCGIATILQVWKNRFFGIGLPVVLGCTFTAVGPMIAIGGQYGITAIYGAILAAGIFVILISPVFSKLIAFFPPVVTGSVVTVIGITLIPVAMGNMAGGEGAGDYGSLQNISLALGTLLFIIVLTRLSNGFVRSIAILIGLVVGTIVASFMGLVDLAPVKNASWFHLIEPLHFGMPTFELTAILTMILVVLVSLVESTGVYFALSDICEQEISEQDVKKGYRAEGVAIVLGAIFNAFPYTTYSQNVGLIQLSGIKKKQVIYLVGGMLVVLGLVPKIGAVTTIIPAPVLGAAMLVMFGMVMAYGIKMLTRVDFNSQENLFIIACSIGIGLGVTAAPSVFEQLPASIQILTDNGIVAGSVMAILLNLVFHASSIRKPEKESFIESKAS is encoded by the coding sequence ATGAATCTATTTAAATACACTTCTCTAGGTATTCAACATGTTCTCGCCATGTATGCGGGTGCTGTTGTTGTCCCTCTAATTGTTGGAGGCGCACTTGGGCTAAGTGGAAGTGACCTAACTTATCTTGTTTCAATTGATATCTTTATGTGTGGAATCGCTACTATTTTACAAGTTTGGAAGAACCGTTTCTTTGGCATTGGCTTACCGGTGGTTCTTGGTTGTACGTTTACTGCAGTCGGGCCAATGATTGCAATTGGGGGACAATACGGGATAACAGCTATCTATGGAGCTATTTTAGCAGCGGGAATATTTGTTATCCTGATTTCCCCTGTGTTTAGTAAGTTAATCGCATTCTTTCCTCCAGTTGTAACCGGATCAGTCGTTACCGTTATTGGGATAACTCTTATTCCTGTTGCGATGGGAAATATGGCAGGTGGAGAAGGCGCTGGAGACTATGGTTCTTTGCAAAACATATCGCTTGCACTAGGAACGCTACTTTTCATTATTGTGTTAACAAGGCTATCTAATGGATTTGTTAGATCTATCGCCATATTAATAGGTCTTGTAGTAGGGACGATTGTAGCCAGTTTCATGGGGTTGGTTGATCTAGCTCCAGTTAAAAATGCTTCCTGGTTTCACCTTATTGAACCTCTTCACTTTGGTATGCCTACCTTCGAACTTACAGCTATATTAACAATGATCCTGGTTGTTTTGGTAAGCCTCGTAGAATCTACAGGTGTTTACTTTGCTTTAAGTGATATTTGTGAACAGGAGATTTCAGAGCAAGATGTGAAAAAGGGATACCGTGCTGAAGGAGTTGCGATTGTTCTAGGGGCAATATTTAATGCTTTCCCTTACACCACATACTCTCAAAATGTGGGTTTAATACAGCTCTCAGGAATCAAGAAAAAACAGGTCATCTACCTCGTTGGTGGAATGTTAGTTGTTCTTGGCCTTGTTCCAAAAATTGGAGCCGTTACAACTATTATTCCTGCACCTGTTCTTGGAGCAGCGATGCTTGTCATGTTTGGAATGGTGATGGCATATGGCATAAAAATGCTAACGCGAGTTGATTTTAACTCACAAGAAAACTTATTTATTATAGCCTGTTCAATTGGCATTGGTCTTGGTGTTACAGCTGCCCCTTCCGTGTTCGAACAGCTGCCAGCTAGCATTCAAATTCTTACTGACAATGGGATCGTTGCTGGAAGTGTAATGGCTATTCTTTTAAATCTCGTTTTTCATGCTTCATCCATAAGAAAGCCTGAAAAAGAATCATTCATTGAATCAAAAGCTTCATAG
- a CDS encoding xanthine phosphoribosyltransferase — protein sequence MDNLKEKINQEGIALSDSVLKVDTFLNHQVDPQLMKEIGEVFANRFANLGVTKVVTLESSGIAPAVFTALTLNVPLIFARKKKSLTLNEDLLTAVVYSYTKQEANTISISSKFLSEQDHVLLIDDFLANGQAAEGLLEVVAKAGATTAGIGILIEKAFQDGGKRLREKGYRVESLAMISELEAGKVTFTEEEIMYESI from the coding sequence ATGGATAATTTAAAAGAGAAAATTAACCAAGAGGGTATTGCACTATCTGATAGCGTTTTAAAGGTGGATACTTTTCTAAATCATCAGGTAGACCCTCAATTAATGAAAGAAATTGGAGAAGTTTTTGCGAATCGATTTGCTAATTTAGGGGTGACAAAAGTTGTAACATTAGAATCTTCAGGGATAGCACCAGCAGTATTCACTGCCTTAACATTAAATGTCCCTTTGATTTTTGCTCGAAAGAAAAAGTCGCTTACTCTTAACGAAGATTTATTAACGGCGGTAGTCTACTCTTATACAAAACAAGAGGCGAATACAATCTCTATTTCTAGTAAATTTCTATCTGAGCAGGATCATGTTCTCCTTATTGACGATTTTTTAGCGAATGGACAAGCTGCTGAAGGATTATTGGAAGTTGTTGCTAAAGCTGGAGCAACTACAGCAGGGATTGGAATTCTAATTGAAAAAGCATTTCAGGATGGCGGAAAACGATTACGAGAAAAGGGTTATCGAGTTGAGTCACTAGCAATGATATCCGAATTGGAAGCTGGCAAGGTAACGTTTACTGAAGAGGAGATTATGTATGAATCTATTTAA
- a CDS encoding LLM class flavin-dependent oxidoreductase translates to MSNQTKKQLKDISYSVLDLAPVKEIGAISDALYRSRDLAQHVEKLGYNRFWLAEHHNMPFIASSATSVVIGHVAAGTSTLRVGSGGVMLPNHSPLVIAEQFGTLESLFPGRIDLGLGRAPGTDQRTAFALRRGQGSMGQDFPELLGELRSYFDPTLSQGTSPVRAVPGEGLDIPIWLLGSSLYSAQLAGELGLPYSFASHFSPQNTIIAMETYRNHFKPSKVLDAPYAMVGVNVIAADTDEEANFLATTLQQQFLNLIRNHEAPMQPPVEKLNASEYELAALHQQLATSIVGGPETVERKMQEFLDETQADEMMVISSIYDHEKRKKSYKLLSDITKG, encoded by the coding sequence ATGTCTAACCAAACAAAAAAACAATTAAAAGATATTTCATATTCTGTTCTAGATTTAGCACCGGTTAAAGAAATTGGTGCGATTTCGGACGCTCTTTATCGATCGAGAGACTTAGCTCAACATGTAGAAAAATTAGGCTACAATCGTTTTTGGTTGGCAGAACATCACAATATGCCTTTTATCGCAAGTTCTGCAACGTCAGTTGTCATTGGTCATGTGGCTGCAGGAACCTCAACTCTTCGCGTTGGGTCAGGTGGTGTTATGCTTCCAAATCATTCACCACTTGTTATCGCAGAGCAATTTGGTACACTTGAATCTTTATTTCCGGGTCGAATTGATCTAGGACTAGGACGCGCACCTGGTACTGATCAGCGAACCGCGTTCGCCTTAAGAAGAGGACAGGGATCAATGGGACAGGATTTTCCCGAACTACTTGGTGAACTACGATCTTACTTCGATCCTACTCTAAGCCAGGGTACTTCCCCAGTTCGTGCTGTACCTGGTGAAGGTTTAGATATTCCAATTTGGCTACTTGGATCAAGTTTATATAGTGCTCAATTAGCTGGGGAACTCGGTCTTCCCTATTCATTCGCAAGCCACTTTTCACCACAAAACACAATTATTGCAATGGAAACTTACCGAAACCATTTCAAGCCCTCAAAAGTATTGGATGCTCCGTATGCAATGGTAGGCGTTAACGTGATTGCAGCAGATACAGATGAAGAGGCAAATTTCCTTGCCACTACACTACAGCAGCAATTCCTAAACTTAATTCGTAATCACGAAGCACCAATGCAGCCGCCAGTTGAGAAATTAAATGCTAGTGAATATGAATTAGCAGCTCTTCATCAACAGCTCGCTACTTCCATTGTGGGTGGACCGGAAACCGTCGAAAGGAAAATGCAAGAGTTCCTTGATGAAACTCAAGCGGATGAAATGATGGTTATTTCATCAATCTATGACCATGAGAAAAGAAAGAAGTCTTACAAACTCCTTTCTGATATAACGAAGGGTTAA
- a CDS encoding L-lactate permease — protein MNELQLFAALTPILAVFILLVLLRLPATTAMPGSLLLTAVAAFFVWKIPVIQIVAASMEGLIIALSIIWIVFGAILLLNTLRNSGAIDAIRAGFMGISMDRRVQLIIIAWLFGAFIEGAAGFGTPAAIGAPLLVALGFPPLSAVTMALIADSSPVSFGAVGTPIIVGVDQGLRQGPAVAEQVAASIGSQSMGEYLQAVTQSAVMIDLFVGTLIPLILVMMLTRFFGENHSWKEGLSLWKFALFAGFSFTVPAFIVATFLGPEFPSIIGGLVGLSVVIPAAKRGFLLPDKPWDFNHVNQTNLKPHHSLSLGLAWIPYLLVAILLVLTRLDFLPIKGWLRSVKIGWQEILGTEISTSFEPLYLPGTIFIVVILVTIFLHKMTLKAVKDTMMDSLKTMVGTVIALGTAVPMVRIFINSGINGSDLLSMPMELATLVANAVGDAWPLVAPFIGALGSFISGSATFSNMMFSLFQFSVADQLQMNEQLVLSLQVLGANAGNMICVLNVVAAASVVGMVGKEGTIIRMTMGPMLFYAIASGVLGWIAIMVF, from the coding sequence ATGAATGAACTCCAACTTTTTGCGGCATTAACGCCGATTCTTGCGGTATTTATCTTGCTCGTCCTACTACGCCTTCCGGCTACTACTGCCATGCCAGGAAGTTTACTACTTACTGCAGTCGCAGCTTTTTTCGTTTGGAAAATACCAGTTATACAAATTGTGGCAGCTTCTATGGAAGGGCTGATCATTGCATTATCGATTATTTGGATTGTATTTGGAGCGATTCTGCTTTTAAATACGTTACGAAACAGTGGAGCGATTGATGCAATTCGAGCGGGATTTATGGGCATATCGATGGACCGTCGGGTTCAGCTCATTATTATTGCCTGGTTGTTTGGTGCATTTATTGAAGGAGCAGCAGGGTTTGGGACGCCAGCTGCAATTGGAGCTCCGCTTCTAGTAGCTCTTGGGTTCCCTCCCCTTTCCGCCGTTACGATGGCGCTTATTGCAGATAGTAGTCCTGTTTCATTCGGAGCGGTTGGGACACCTATTATCGTTGGTGTAGATCAGGGGCTTCGACAGGGACCGGCCGTCGCAGAACAAGTGGCAGCTTCCATTGGTAGTCAGTCAATGGGAGAGTATCTTCAGGCCGTTACTCAAAGTGCTGTCATGATTGACCTTTTTGTCGGCACGTTAATTCCTTTAATCTTAGTGATGATGTTAACGCGCTTTTTCGGTGAAAATCATTCTTGGAAAGAAGGGCTCTCTTTATGGAAATTCGCCTTATTTGCTGGATTTAGCTTTACCGTACCTGCTTTTATAGTGGCTACTTTTCTAGGACCTGAATTTCCCTCTATTATTGGTGGTCTTGTTGGTCTTTCCGTAGTGATTCCAGCTGCCAAAAGAGGCTTTCTTCTTCCGGATAAGCCATGGGATTTCAACCATGTAAACCAAACGAACTTGAAACCTCATCATTCTCTCTCGTTAGGGCTTGCTTGGATTCCTTATTTGCTCGTTGCCATTTTATTGGTGCTTACGCGGTTAGATTTCCTTCCAATAAAAGGATGGCTCCGATCGGTTAAGATAGGCTGGCAAGAAATTCTCGGAACAGAGATCAGTACTTCTTTTGAACCATTGTACTTACCAGGGACTATTTTTATCGTCGTTATATTAGTAACAATCTTTCTGCATAAAATGACACTTAAAGCTGTAAAAGACACAATGATGGATTCACTAAAAACAATGGTTGGGACGGTCATTGCACTTGGAACAGCGGTTCCAATGGTCCGGATTTTTATTAATTCAGGGATTAATGGTTCTGATCTCCTGAGCATGCCAATGGAGCTTGCGACACTTGTTGCGAACGCAGTTGGCGATGCCTGGCCACTTGTTGCCCCGTTTATCGGTGCGCTCGGCTCATTCATTTCAGGAAGTGCGACATTTAGCAATATGATGTTCTCACTCTTTCAATTTAGCGTAGCGGATCAGCTTCAAATGAATGAACAACTTGTCCTTTCACTTCAAGTATTAGGTGCTAATGCAGGGAATATGATTTGTGTTTTAAACGTTGTGGCAGCTGCTTCTGTTGTCGGAATGGTTGGAAAAGAAGGAACGATTATTCGAATGACGATGGGGCCAATGTTGTTTTATGCGATTGCTTCTGGCGTACTTGGATGGATTGCGATTATGGTGTTTTAA
- a CDS encoding CPBP family intramembrane glutamic endopeptidase, whose product MNQKIIILSTLLLAHILLFLSFVHYPETFWPVFTVTLAILIFLSVKTGTLSFQKITISNWLYILISAILLYAISYIGIEGIKWIYPSLFEDMERFYDVVEPVKVWHFISLILIVIPGEEIYWRGYIQQQLKRYKKGDTIIIASILYATAHLYSDAYLLVAAAIGGGIAWGWLYEKTKNFWVPLLSHILFDLLILVFIPLL is encoded by the coding sequence ATGAACCAGAAAATCATAATCCTTAGCACACTTTTATTAGCGCATATTCTCTTGTTTTTAAGCTTTGTTCACTATCCAGAAACGTTTTGGCCGGTTTTTACTGTCACACTAGCGATTTTAATCTTCCTAAGTGTGAAAACAGGGACACTTTCGTTTCAAAAAATAACAATTAGCAACTGGCTATATATCCTGATTAGCGCCATCTTGCTTTATGCGATTTCATATATTGGAATAGAAGGAATCAAGTGGATTTATCCCTCATTATTTGAGGACATGGAACGTTTTTACGATGTTGTGGAACCAGTTAAAGTTTGGCATTTTATTAGTCTTATTCTAATCGTCATTCCAGGAGAAGAGATTTATTGGAGAGGGTACATCCAGCAACAATTGAAACGGTACAAAAAGGGAGACACCATTATCATTGCGAGCATTTTATATGCGACAGCGCATTTATACTCTGATGCCTATTTATTAGTAGCGGCAGCTATTGGAGGTGGAATCGCCTGGGGATGGCTATACGAAAAAACAAAAAATTTTTGGGTCCCGCTCCTATCCCATATTCTTTTCGATCTTCTTATTCTCGTTTTTATTCCGTTACTGTAA